The following are from one region of the Candidatus Hydrogenedentota bacterium genome:
- a CDS encoding YaiI/YqxD family protein: MNPLPHIYIDADGSPVKDEVYKVAQRYGLQVTLVANKWMHTPAHPWLHLEVVGDGFDEADDWIVEHCGPEDIVIAIDIPLADRCLKKGARVLGHKGKPFTVESIGGALVGREISSNLRDAGIMTGGPAPFGPQDRSRFLQALDKEVNAAIRKLKGTPR, translated from the coding sequence ATGAACCCTCTCCCCCACATTTACATCGACGCCGACGGCTCGCCCGTTAAAGACGAGGTCTACAAGGTCGCCCAGCGCTATGGGCTTCAGGTGACCCTCGTTGCGAACAAATGGATGCACACACCCGCCCACCCGTGGCTCCATCTTGAAGTCGTGGGCGACGGCTTTGACGAGGCGGACGACTGGATCGTGGAACACTGCGGTCCGGAAGACATTGTCATCGCGATTGATATCCCTCTCGCGGATCGCTGCCTGAAGAAGGGCGCGCGGGTACTGGGGCATAAGGGCAAGCCTTTCACAGTCGAATCCATCGGCGGCGCGCTGGTCGGCCGCGAGATTTCCTCCAACCTGCGCGATGCCGGTATCATGACGGGCGGTCCCGCACCTTTTGGACCGCAGGATCGCTCGCGCTTTCTCCAGGCCCTGGACAAAGAAGTGAACGCCGCCATTCGAAAACTGAAAGGTACTCCGAGATGA
- a CDS encoding FAD-dependent oxidoreductase: MMLIRAAALCLTILSAVIASAEPVYDIVIYGGTSGGVAAAVQASRMGKTAIIIEPGQHLGGLSSGGLGATDIGNKAAIGGISREFYKRLGKHYGNEENWTFEPHVAEATFEAMIAEAKVPVVRGERLDLKNGVKKRKGAIKSIRMESGKTYRGKVFIDATYEGDLMAKAGVPYHVGRESNATYGETLNGVQTKQAIYHQFEVPIDPYIVPGDPSSGLLPHIQAEGPGEEGSGDHRVQAYCFRMCLTNNPENRMPFPKPANYRGDDYELLLRYLNAGHWTVMKLSKDMPNAKTDTNNKGAFATDFIGGNYDYPDGDYATRDRIIQAHKDYQQGLMWFLANDPRVPKAVHDEMQQWGLPKDEFTDNGGWPHQLYIREARRMISDYVMTEHNCTGVRTVDDAVSLAAYTMDSHHMQRYVKDGRVVNEGDVEVGGFEPYPISYRSIVPRKKDCANLLVPVCLAASHIAYGSIRMEPVFMILGQSATTAAAMAIDDGVALQEVDVHRLQERMRADGQVLAWKGVAAP, translated from the coding sequence ATGATGTTGATTCGCGCCGCCGCCCTCTGTCTGACCATCCTGTCTGCCGTGATCGCCTCTGCGGAACCGGTTTACGACATCGTAATTTACGGGGGCACCTCCGGGGGCGTCGCGGCGGCGGTCCAGGCGTCGCGCATGGGCAAAACGGCGATCATCATCGAACCGGGCCAGCACCTGGGCGGTTTGAGTTCTGGCGGGCTGGGCGCGACGGACATCGGCAACAAAGCGGCGATCGGGGGCATTTCCCGTGAGTTCTACAAGCGTCTGGGCAAGCACTATGGAAACGAGGAGAACTGGACCTTTGAGCCCCACGTGGCGGAGGCGACTTTCGAGGCGATGATCGCCGAGGCGAAGGTGCCCGTAGTACGGGGCGAACGACTGGACCTGAAAAATGGCGTCAAGAAAAGGAAAGGCGCAATCAAGTCCATACGCATGGAAAGCGGCAAGACGTACCGGGGCAAGGTCTTCATCGATGCGACCTACGAAGGCGATTTGATGGCGAAGGCGGGCGTGCCTTATCACGTGGGCCGGGAGTCCAATGCGACCTACGGCGAGACCTTGAACGGCGTGCAGACGAAGCAGGCCATTTATCATCAGTTTGAAGTGCCTATCGACCCGTACATCGTTCCCGGCGATCCTTCCAGCGGACTCCTCCCCCATATTCAGGCCGAGGGCCCCGGCGAGGAAGGCAGCGGCGATCACCGGGTGCAGGCCTACTGCTTCCGCATGTGCCTTACGAACAACCCCGAGAACCGCATGCCCTTCCCGAAGCCCGCGAACTATCGTGGGGATGATTACGAGCTGCTGCTGCGCTATCTGAACGCCGGCCACTGGACCGTGATGAAATTGTCCAAGGATATGCCCAACGCGAAGACGGACACGAATAACAAGGGCGCTTTTGCGACGGATTTCATTGGCGGAAACTACGACTACCCCGACGGCGACTATGCCACGCGGGACCGTATCATCCAGGCGCACAAGGATTACCAGCAGGGCCTGATGTGGTTCCTCGCCAATGATCCGCGGGTGCCGAAGGCGGTTCACGATGAAATGCAGCAGTGGGGATTGCCAAAAGATGAGTTTACGGACAACGGCGGATGGCCCCATCAACTCTATATCCGCGAAGCGCGCCGGATGATCTCGGACTATGTTATGACCGAACACAACTGCACCGGGGTGCGCACGGTGGACGACGCGGTAAGCCTGGCCGCCTACACCATGGACTCGCACCACATGCAACGCTATGTGAAAGACGGGCGCGTAGTCAACGAAGGAGACGTGGAAGTGGGCGGATTTGAGCCCTATCCAATTTCGTATCGTTCGATTGTGCCGCGCAAAAAGGACTGCGCCAATTTGCTTGTCCCCGTGTGCCTCGCTGCCTCGCACATCGCCTACGGTTCGATCCGCATGGAGCCCGTGTTCATGATCCTGGGCCAGTCCGCTACGACGGCGGCCGCCATGGCGATCGACGATGGCGTCGCACTTCAGGAAGTCGACGTGCACCGGCTTCAGGAGCGCATGCGGGCCGATGGGCAGGTGCTTGCGTGGAAAGGCGTGGCGGCTCCCTGA
- a CDS encoding NHL repeat-containing protein — translation MSSMRICRLFLAAPVLVMTLMAPLVRADGPYTDSVSDSALNSSDPRYRRATIHPTLIHLEPGAQQKFKVVMKTTRLMAAEPAEGVTWSVNDIPGGDATVGTIDAEGLYTAPATMPSPREINVVAHSPNSANDYLFSTVIIGAAPIEYKSIHIWSEKHGEAGSHLVQPHGIGMDKDGNVLIADQKANQVHRYSREGQHLGFVNQGSGREPGQVSEPREVQSDVEGRIFVTDSKGDRPRIQVFTHEGKFLQIFGEKGRLPGMLLRAHGMGFDRARNLFVVDVDNMRVNVYDQFGKSLRDWGKEGILPGEFNAPHGLFVDRSGDVFVTGYYGPTQKFNGYGDFVTEFAHGDPPDGAVYFHSVAGDQWGNAYLSVRNKGGYDGSIQAAGGHYYSIKKYNNNGDFICGWAYSTPEHSEAEVVVDKEGKVFALFNGSGISGVETFAQK, via the coding sequence ATGAGCAGTATGCGCATTTGTAGATTATTCCTTGCGGCCCCCGTGCTTGTCATGACCTTGATGGCGCCCCTGGTCCGCGCCGACGGCCCCTACACGGACAGCGTAAGCGACAGCGCGCTGAACAGTTCCGATCCGCGATATCGCCGGGCGACCATCCACCCCACGCTGATTCATCTGGAGCCTGGCGCGCAACAAAAGTTCAAGGTGGTCATGAAGACCACGCGGCTTATGGCGGCGGAACCGGCCGAGGGCGTGACGTGGTCAGTAAATGACATTCCGGGTGGCGATGCCACGGTGGGCACCATCGATGCGGAAGGACTTTACACCGCGCCGGCGACGATGCCTTCGCCCCGCGAGATTAACGTTGTGGCCCATTCCCCCAACTCGGCCAACGACTATCTGTTCTCGACAGTGATCATTGGCGCGGCCCCCATCGAGTATAAGTCGATTCACATCTGGTCGGAGAAGCATGGCGAAGCGGGCAGCCACCTGGTCCAGCCCCACGGTATCGGCATGGACAAGGACGGCAACGTGCTTATCGCCGATCAGAAGGCCAACCAGGTCCATCGCTATTCCCGCGAAGGCCAGCACCTGGGCTTTGTGAACCAGGGCTCGGGGCGCGAGCCCGGCCAGGTCAGCGAACCGCGTGAAGTGCAGAGCGATGTGGAAGGACGCATCTTCGTAACCGACAGCAAGGGCGATCGGCCGCGAATCCAGGTCTTCACCCACGAGGGGAAGTTTCTCCAGATCTTCGGCGAAAAGGGCCGCCTTCCCGGGATGCTCCTTCGCGCCCACGGCATGGGCTTTGATCGGGCGCGCAATCTCTTCGTGGTGGACGTGGACAATATGCGGGTCAACGTCTATGACCAGTTCGGCAAGTCGCTGCGCGACTGGGGCAAAGAGGGGATCCTTCCCGGAGAATTCAACGCGCCTCACGGTCTCTTTGTGGATCGCAGCGGCGACGTGTTCGTTACGGGCTACTATGGTCCCACCCAGAAGTTTAATGGCTACGGCGATTTTGTAACGGAGTTTGCCCACGGTGATCCGCCGGACGGCGCGGTTTACTTCCACAGCGTCGCGGGCGACCAGTGGGGCAACGCTTACCTGTCGGTGCGCAACAAGGGCGGGTATGACGGTTCGATTCAGGCGGCGGGCGGGCATTACTACAGTATCAAGAAGTACAACAACAACGGCGACTTCATCTGCGGCTGGGCCTACTCCACGCCGGAGCACTCCGAGGCGGAGGTTGTAGTGGATAAAGAAGGCAAAGTCTTCGCCCTGTTTAATGGCAGCGGCATCTCGGGCGTGGAGACCTTTGCGCAGAAGTAA
- a CDS encoding carbon-nitrogen hydrolase family protein, with translation MRVVTAVLFLVPIVALAAAGAESNSADFKDKVAVAQMRGVPVKWDIDANLATFVTQATAAGAERPDIFITPECWLDGYAAPDKISTREKLMSVAQPLQGSPYLDKVAELAKQYQMWICFGFSSLEDGKLFNTSGLWNRDGALVGVYHKTHIQTHDVQYDLGMGLPVWDSEWGKLGMMICADRRWPETVRTLRIQGARLILNPTYGMHGEMNLKVMQVRAWENQCFIAFTHPQQSLLINPKGETVLQVDSEEPGYSITTIDLSEAKDDNHLRDRRPELYGELSAGTYAPGTPAP, from the coding sequence ATGCGAGTCGTAACTGCCGTCCTCTTCCTCGTCCCCATTGTTGCGTTGGCCGCCGCAGGCGCGGAATCCAATTCTGCCGACTTCAAAGACAAGGTCGCAGTCGCGCAGATGCGCGGTGTTCCAGTGAAGTGGGATATCGACGCCAATCTGGCTACGTTTGTAACTCAGGCCACTGCGGCGGGCGCGGAGCGTCCCGATATATTCATTACGCCCGAGTGCTGGCTGGACGGCTATGCCGCGCCGGACAAGATTTCAACGCGTGAGAAGTTGATGAGCGTGGCCCAGCCCCTTCAGGGCAGTCCCTATCTCGACAAGGTGGCGGAACTGGCGAAACAGTACCAGATGTGGATTTGCTTCGGCTTCAGTTCGCTCGAAGACGGCAAGCTCTTCAACACCTCGGGGCTCTGGAACCGGGATGGCGCGCTGGTGGGCGTTTATCACAAGACCCACATCCAGACCCACGACGTGCAGTACGACCTCGGCATGGGGCTGCCCGTGTGGGACAGCGAGTGGGGCAAACTCGGCATGATGATCTGTGCGGACCGCCGCTGGCCTGAGACGGTGCGTACCCTGCGGATCCAGGGGGCGCGACTGATATTGAATCCGACCTATGGCATGCACGGCGAAATGAACCTGAAAGTCATGCAGGTGCGGGCCTGGGAGAACCAGTGCTTCATCGCCTTCACCCATCCGCAACAAAGCCTCCTGATCAACCCGAAAGGCGAGACCGTACTGCAGGTGGACAGCGAAGAGCCCGGCTACAGCATTACCACCATCGATCTTTCTGAGGCAAAAGACGACAACCATCTGCGCGATCGCCGCCCGGAACTCTACGGGGAATTAAGTGCGGGCACCTATGCGCCCGGCACCCCGGCACCGTGA
- a CDS encoding YceI family protein — translation MKHVSCLALAALALVPLTLTGCADPSENTPDAQVAESTTSAAAPAAPAEGTAYNFTPATKIEFEGSKVTGSHKGGFTTFTGSVTVPGEDLTKASITATIDMKSTFSDSDGLTKHLLSADFFEVDKFPEAKFVSTAIAANGDKYNVTGDFTLHGVTKSITFPAMLSLADGKVTAHAEFDINRMDFGIKYPGKVDDAIRENVVIRLHIEAAA, via the coding sequence ATGAAGCATGTTTCCTGTCTGGCGCTCGCGGCCTTAGCACTTGTGCCTCTGACCCTGACCGGCTGTGCCGACCCTTCGGAAAACACACCCGACGCCCAAGTGGCGGAAAGCACCACATCCGCGGCGGCGCCCGCCGCTCCCGCCGAAGGCACGGCGTACAACTTTACTCCGGCCACTAAGATCGAGTTTGAAGGGTCCAAAGTGACGGGCTCTCACAAGGGCGGCTTCACGACGTTCACAGGTTCGGTCACCGTGCCCGGTGAAGACCTCACCAAAGCCTCGATCACCGCGACCATCGACATGAAGTCCACCTTTTCCGACAGCGACGGCCTCACGAAACACCTGCTGAGCGCGGATTTCTTCGAGGTGGACAAGTTCCCCGAAGCGAAGTTCGTCTCGACGGCGATCGCGGCCAACGGGGACAAGTACAACGTCACGGGTGATTTCACGCTCCACGGCGTGACCAAATCCATCACCTTTCCCGCGATGCTGAGCCTGGCGGACGGCAAGGTGACGGCCCATGCGGAGTTCGATATCAACCGCATGGATTTTGGCATCAAATATCCCGGCAAGGTGGATGACGCGATCCGCGAGAACGTGGTGATCCGACTGCACATCGAAGCCGCGGCCTGA
- the flgL gene encoding flagellar hook-associated protein FlgL, whose amino-acid sequence MGAVRTTQRLLIDRVLSNLNLQQRRILALQEQLATGQIVNRPSDDTLATRRAISARTEVTKNEQYITNISNLGPGLRETETSLTTMVDIVQRARELTLQGANGTNDQLQLDQLAIEINQLLEGSLVEANQENNGRYIFGGTVTQTEPFTAARDLNQRVTSVTYIGNDETFKVEIQDGIQVDANEPGSRVFTAAGVSGADIFQTLLDIRDNLEAGNTGALQTRLGELSSAQDQLLISVARVGSIQNRIEQVDSNLQDINLQLLDVVSDNIDADYAQTIVELNAQSNALEASLNAGARVIQPSLLNFLS is encoded by the coding sequence ATGGGTGCAGTTCGAACGACACAGCGGTTGCTCATTGACCGCGTACTGAGCAATCTCAACCTTCAGCAACGCAGAATTCTTGCCCTGCAGGAGCAGCTCGCCACGGGCCAGATTGTCAACCGGCCGAGTGATGACACGCTGGCCACGCGACGCGCCATCAGTGCGCGGACGGAGGTGACGAAGAATGAGCAGTATATCACCAACATCAGCAATCTCGGGCCGGGGCTCCGCGAGACAGAGACGTCGTTGACAACGATGGTCGATATTGTACAACGGGCGCGGGAACTCACGTTGCAGGGCGCCAATGGCACGAACGATCAACTCCAACTCGACCAGCTTGCGATAGAAATCAACCAACTTCTGGAGGGTAGTCTGGTCGAGGCCAATCAAGAGAACAATGGCCGCTACATTTTTGGCGGCACCGTCACGCAGACCGAACCCTTTACCGCCGCGCGCGATCTCAACCAGCGCGTTACGTCGGTGACCTACATCGGCAACGATGAGACCTTCAAGGTGGAGATTCAGGACGGTATCCAAGTAGATGCCAACGAACCCGGTAGCCGAGTTTTTACCGCCGCAGGGGTCAGTGGCGCCGACATCTTCCAGACGCTGCTGGACATTCGGGACAATCTCGAAGCGGGAAACACAGGGGCGCTTCAGACACGACTCGGTGAATTGAGCAGCGCGCAAGACCAACTGCTCATCTCTGTGGCCCGCGTCGGTTCCATCCAGAACCGCATCGAGCAGGTAGACAGTAATCTCCAGGACATCAACCTGCAGTTGCTCGACGTGGTCTCCGATAATATCGACGCCGACTACGCCCAGACCATCGTGGAGCTGAATGCCCAGTCCAATGCGTTGGAGGCCTCCCTCAACGCCGGCGCCCGAGTTATTCAGCCGAGCCTCCTCAATTTTCTTTCATAG
- the flgN gene encoding flagellar export chaperone FlgN, with translation MMNTRDMSIEDLLDHLCEHFDDELERQQNVLAVCRAMGQGARAQDHEYLEAKTAALHVLLRQAIAAEQVRLALVRAVVDHYALPADAQTLSGLIAAVPEPWRQRMQEFQVLMRATLETTRRLVRENNRVLRRSLYVVNQTLAAMALCEPGAGGAYDGTGGEIVRVHSVPAMVDQRG, from the coding sequence GTGATGAATACCCGGGACATGTCGATAGAAGATCTTCTTGATCATCTCTGCGAACATTTCGACGACGAACTGGAGCGCCAGCAGAACGTGCTGGCGGTCTGCCGCGCCATGGGCCAGGGTGCCCGGGCGCAGGATCACGAGTATCTGGAGGCCAAGACCGCCGCGCTCCACGTGTTGCTTCGCCAGGCCATCGCCGCCGAGCAGGTGCGGCTGGCCCTCGTTCGTGCGGTCGTCGACCACTACGCCCTGCCCGCCGACGCCCAGACGTTGAGTGGCCTCATCGCGGCGGTTCCGGAGCCCTGGCGCCAGCGGATGCAGGAATTTCAGGTGCTGATGCGCGCCACCCTGGAAACCACGCGCCGCCTGGTTCGCGAGAACAACCGGGTGTTGCGCCGCTCGCTCTATGTGGTGAACCAGACCCTGGCCGCCATGGCCCTGTGCGAACCCGGTGCGGGCGGTGCCTACGACGGTACGGGCGGTGAAATTGTTCGCGTGCACTCCGTGCCCGCGATGGTAGACCAGAGAGGATAA
- a CDS encoding rod-binding protein, translating to MLYVNPQSQSGFKAMELTPGAKGREAEALKQYEQLFLFQMLKEMRKTVPDYGFFDSGAQKAYFEEMMDDFVAGEMAASGQLGVAEQMAKQLHASAGDLTKPDRALDAWGISLVRERKGIAVPDEATGLPVPQVGGGVKLNPTHPAGISLARAHESYRSNQ from the coding sequence ATGTTGTACGTCAATCCCCAGAGTCAGTCGGGTTTCAAGGCCATGGAGCTGACGCCCGGTGCCAAAGGCCGCGAGGCGGAAGCCCTCAAGCAGTACGAACAACTCTTCCTCTTTCAGATGCTCAAGGAGATGCGTAAGACCGTCCCCGACTATGGTTTCTTTGACAGCGGTGCGCAGAAGGCCTACTTCGAAGAAATGATGGATGACTTCGTGGCGGGGGAAATGGCCGCGTCCGGGCAACTTGGCGTTGCCGAGCAGATGGCGAAGCAGTTGCACGCGTCGGCGGGCGATTTGACGAAGCCCGACAGAGCCCTGGACGCCTGGGGCATTTCCCTGGTTCGGGAACGCAAGGGCATTGCCGTGCCCGACGAGGCGACGGGCCTGCCGGTGCCCCAGGTCGGAGGCGGGGTGAAGCTTAATCCGACGCACCCCGCGGGGATTTCCCTCGCGCGCGCCCACGAAAGTTATCGAAGCAATCAATAA
- a CDS encoding flagellar basal body P-ring protein FlgI has translation MKLRIYTALLTLVIGANTHAAMAIRDLCDVQGARDNTLSGVGIVVGLRGTGDSAEAATLAQKNVLDRLGLDIQDLDTLSSKNVAICTVTATLPPFSKEGTTIDVTVQSIYDAKTIEGGQLLETYLRGPSGDTVYAVASGPVSVGGFDSDVSSGTSVRKNHGTVGRIPGGGLVETEVPASITDGERLTLLVKNPSFEAADGIREQINLLYGEGTADALSGGAVRVKIPLEKQGDLIAFIAELNKLKVDVEQPAVVIINERTGTIVVGGDVMIKPCQVAHGSLTVKIATTATPVPALPFTDAEPIVVENADVEVEEPEVYLAPVQGTSAAEVAQALNALRLTPRDMIAIFDAIHKAGALEAALEIR, from the coding sequence ATGAAACTGAGAATCTATACAGCCCTCCTGACACTCGTCATTGGCGCCAACACCCACGCCGCCATGGCCATTCGCGACCTTTGCGACGTTCAGGGCGCGCGTGACAACACGCTCAGCGGCGTCGGCATCGTTGTGGGCCTGCGCGGTACGGGCGACAGCGCGGAAGCGGCTACGCTCGCCCAGAAGAACGTCCTCGACCGACTCGGTCTCGATATTCAGGATCTGGACACGCTGAGTTCGAAGAACGTGGCCATCTGCACGGTTACCGCCACCCTGCCGCCCTTTTCCAAGGAGGGCACCACCATCGACGTAACCGTACAGTCGATCTATGACGCCAAGACGATCGAAGGCGGCCAGCTACTCGAAACCTATCTGCGCGGACCTTCCGGCGACACGGTGTACGCCGTGGCCAGCGGCCCGGTTTCGGTGGGCGGGTTTGACTCGGACGTTTCCTCGGGCACCTCGGTACGCAAGAACCACGGCACCGTCGGGCGCATTCCGGGCGGGGGCCTGGTGGAAACGGAAGTGCCCGCATCCATCACGGACGGCGAGCGCCTTACGCTCCTGGTGAAGAACCCCAGCTTTGAAGCGGCGGACGGGATCCGCGAACAGATTAATCTACTCTACGGCGAGGGCACGGCCGATGCCCTGTCCGGCGGCGCGGTGCGGGTCAAGATTCCCCTGGAGAAGCAGGGCGACCTCATCGCCTTCATTGCCGAGCTCAACAAACTGAAGGTGGACGTTGAGCAGCCCGCCGTGGTTATCATCAATGAGCGGACCGGCACCATCGTCGTTGGCGGCGATGTCATGATCAAGCCCTGTCAGGTCGCCCACGGCAGCTTGACAGTAAAGATTGCCACGACCGCGACACCCGTGCCCGCACTGCCCTTTACGGATGCGGAGCCGATTGTGGTGGAGAATGCGGACGTGGAAGTCGAGGAACCGGAAGTTTACCTCGCACCAGTTCAAGGCACTTCGGCCGCCGAAGTGGCCCAGGCCCTCAACGCGTTGCGTCTCACGCCGAGGGACATGATCGCCATCTTCGATGCCATCCACAAGGCGGGCGCTCTCGAAGCCGCGCTGGAAATCCGCTGA